aaaaaattatattattcactgtaattttttttataaaaaagtttttctCATAAATAAGTTTCCTAACACTTTTCCCAACCAAGTGCTTATAGTATATGAAATTTAATTCGAAATTCAAATGGTAAAGCTCAAAATTTACAAGTCACAAATCATAAAAGATGGCAATGAACAACAAAAACTATCTAAAGCAAGATATAGGTCAAATGTCATTTTCCTTTGCTCACAACTTGGGAGTTGCATGAAGAAATTTTTGGCGAGTCATCATTTAACTTGGCAAGATACATAAAATTGGCATGCAACCATATCAAATAACTAAAAAGAAAACTTTGTCTACGTTGAGGTCCCACTATTTTTTCTTTGTCTTCTATAGTGTGCTAATAATAACTAATTTTAGTCTAGACCTCTAAATCTACTTGAGGctttatgaaaaagaaaattaaaaatccaTGTAAATATGACTTTATGACTTCAAAAACTTGAATATTGAAATGTTGATttgaactaataataaaagttcAATTTAGGGATGGACATTTAAGAGTATGGGTCGGGTCTGGATCCTACTCGAATCCAGACCCTAATTTTAGGGTAGGGTCTAGACCCGGACCTTTAGGGTCTAGAACCATaccttaaaaaatttattttcttgagTGAGATTAAAGGgtctaaaaaataaaaccatatatatatatatatatatatatatatatatatatatatatatatatatatatatatatatatatatatatatatatatatatatatatatatatatataatatatatatatatatatatatatatatatatatatatatatatatatatatatatatatatatatatatatatatatatatatatatatatatatatatatattttataaagtcCATTGTGTATTCGATTGGTAAGCCTCTGGATTAATGGCTCAAAGATATGGCTATTGTTGCTTAGGAATCAGTCGAAGAAATTTTTATCGGGATACAGACTTGAAAACTCATTAGGATTCAATTGTAGAATTATTCTTTCATATCTAATGCTCTTCCAAGCTGTTGTACTTgaaattttctttctttcttttttttggtattttacgttgaattgtttgtttgatgctGCAACTTTGTGTTTTGTTGCCTTTGATAGAACGATTATTCTCCATTTTTGTGACATTACATagttttattttgagatttatgCTGTAAACTTtacaaatatttgatatttcatAACTGTTATATTGTTGGAGGAAGTCAGTcaaacttttcttttttctgACAACACAAAATACCACTCGGGTCACAAAAAAATTTGGGGAAGATGATGAATAGTGTTAGGATAATGAAAATTCCGATTTTCATTTTggcaaaagagaaaaaaaaaaaaagaaaacataaaataaaatgagggattaaatattgttttataCTTATGcctaatttattttctcaaatgttTACAAATTATACTCTCcaacataaaaaatttaaaaatataaaaaataaaaacggtCCAAGGGTCACCCAGACCCAGaaccttataatattttttggacCCGAACTCGGACCCTTAGGGTCAAAAAAAATAGACCCTTACCCTTAAAAAAGGATAGGATCCAATAGGGTTCGGGTAGAATCTAAGACTCTAGCCCATCCCTAATTCAATTTGATTCAAAGATTAAACTTGTTACATACtagatctaaaaaaaataaaataaaataaaaaataaaataaaattattgttaCATACTATTTTTATCCATGTTGTTTTGTCCTCTGAAGAGTACACAACTCCACGTACACTATTAAGTTATTAtgtgtaattattatttatgtaaagttacATATTTATTGCTTCTATTTGAggataattagaaaataaaatttctgTTAGTTTAATCACTATTATCATTCATGAGAGTGGTACTTGGTGCAATGTTCGATTCCTGTGGGAGTGGGTTTTGGAAATTTTGTTTTGTAGTTGTTTGTTATGCTTTATTAAATACTTTCATTTATAATTATGGTTGTTAATATTTCTTTTAGTAATTATAGCTCACTAATTGAAGTAattagaatattaaaaaaaaaaaactataactCTTAGTCATTATAAAATACTAAtaacttataattatatatCTCATAGATATCATTAAATGAATTGATTTAATTgcatattttttagtttttttttgttttgtttatgagataaatatttttttatcctACTCAGCTTATGTGGCTCATTTAGTTTGGACAATATTAACTCACTACTCTTTAATTCGTCTCCatgtaaattatattaatatcaattatttagaatttttaatcatgcataattaaagatattagaGTTATTAAGGTAGtagtttttaattgttattaaatagtaacttataattatttatgaCTCATAGATTAAATAACTTATAATCGTCaaaaattattctatttttatattaagtCATACCCTAATAAACAtatcaaaatttaatatttttgtctTTATGAAATGagattctttttaaaattaaattttatgaattatattgttcatttatcatataaatataaactaGTGGTCTCTAATTTTTATCAACTTCGATGTTATCCTTTTAATGAAATTCAATGTGCTAATTTTTTATCTACTGTGTAATTACCTTGACActgttattttataattatagttTGCAAaactaatttaataaataataagaaatttttCTAAAGAACACTATGAATTTAACAAAATCAACACTTTTGGAAATTCAATAAGAGAGGGTAAAAGgcccattttatttttcataaaggTCTCTAATTCGTTCGAGACGGTCCTGTTCACGTTTAATACTCAAAATTTGTGTTCCATATACTTCACAAATAAGGTCGCCTACTTTGAAATACATGTTAATAGTAAAAAGAAACTTTAGCGCATGCCCTAACTAGACACACCTTAGGACGCTAGTTCAAACTAGGAGCACACTCATCCAAGGATGTTGAGATAAATAGTACGCCATATCAGTTTTTACTTAAGATATTCatcattttttatagttttgttAACAAATACATTATCATTTGTATTATATGTGATTTCTAGGCTCTCctaagcatatatatatatatatatatataggtctGTCACCGAATGAAACTTCTAATTCGAAAGTCCTAAAGGACGCAAAACATGACCAAAGAACTCCTAAATGCCACAATCCCAGTAAAACCCAACATCAAGTGCAAGTCACTTGTCTAATCAAAGTGAAAGTAGTGAGCTACATGACTAATCCTACGCATGTTACTATTACTATTGATATTATATACTTCTTTTGCTGTGTTTGGTATTAAATGATACTAATTAATCTGAATATGacttttagttttgattttcatAAAACATGCTATGTCATTTCAATGGTAATAAAGCTCTCACCCTCAAACATGTGATTTTGttcaattttccattaccattttCCATCTAATACCAATTCCAAGTGGTAATGGATGATAATGAATTTTGGGATGGAAAAGAATGATAAACATACATGATCTTAATTCATAAACCTTTTCAAATAGTTTTCTAGCTAAATTACATACAACTGTCATAATTATTTCCATTATTTAATACCAATAACCAAAGAAATCATTTGTTCCGCATAAGATATGTTGCATAAAAAGAATAGGCAAAATTAATGAAACCTACAAAAAGTAAACTTAACTTATTAATAGTAGAAAATAATTTAAGCTATTAAACAAGTTGTTGAAGTACTCACTCTTAACTCACATGTAAATTGTCCCACATcgaaaaaagataaaagagtAATATCACTTTACAAACTTGAGTAATCTCTGCTGCAATCAATTGGTTTCAGTAATGAACGtcctttaaaattgtaagtgatgaGTTATCTCTTCTCCTCTTTGTTTGGGTTTTGCTAAGATATATCCATCCGCAATCCCATCAAAGTTATTGTGAAGGATTTTGAGTTTTACCATATTTCATTGTACTACAAGCACAAAGAAGATTATTCTCATTTAATGACTAAGATGGAGCAACAATCTTCCTTGATATAATGTCCAAGGCCATCACTCAGAAGGAAGGAGCAAACTAACTACTAATGACTCCCTGATATTAACAATACACTAATAACAGATCAATATCTTGTCTCTCTGGAACCTTTTATAACAAGATATGCTAAATTATACGTACATACAACAAAGGCGAGAATTTGTAGATGCCACGAGCTACTCTCACCCCGGTTTTTTTTCGACAAAAACCAACTAAATTCTCTGCCATCCCAAAAAGTCACATTATACAAATTCCTAAAAAAGAATGCAAGTAATTTTGAGGTGTACCTTGCAACTCAGATGATATAAGTctttttgagtctttttctaGAGCGTTTCCTACTCTGTGGGTTGGCACTAAGAAATGAGAAGGCATTAACAAGCTCCGAGTCCTCTTCGTTGATCAAGATTTTTGCCATTTTAGGTTTGGCGAGCAAGAGTTTGGCCACCAGGTAACCTGCGATAGACCATGTCTGAAATAAGCGAGATTGTTTGCCAATGAACCTAGCTCCTTTTGTGTCGTAATATTCAGGCCATCTGTCTTTTGATATACGCTGCTCTGCGATTTTGACAGCTTTTTCTGCAATCTCTGGTCTGTTCATCTTTATGCAAGCCACTGTGAGCTGAAAAAAATAATGTAGATCTTGTTAAAAACACCAATACAACTTCAAACAATACATGAAGATACCGAAAACTGGTTATGTTTTCCTTGTTATTTTAAGTTAGCCTTGCTCGGGAAACTACCATTTTGACCGGCATTTTGGTTAGATTTTGGCTTATTACTTATTAATCGGccaaacaacaaaaaaacatgtttggtaaatactttttaagccAATTAAAAGCTGACTTTTAACCCAAAATAAAACACTGTTCTGAGCAGCTTTTTTCATAAACTTTTTTGTTTGTTGGCACACTtattctctaataaacaaccaacagtCAATATCTAATTTCACCAAACATCTCTGTAAACACCAGCCTTATTGTGctaacttaaaagccaacaagAATAGTCAATCCTCATGGGAGGTTTTGAGCATATTCAACATATTCGACCGAATAGGGACCCGAAAAATAGGGGCCTCATTATTAAATTACTtagtatatgttaatgttagatgttaaaagatacaaaattgttagaagaatatcataatttttaaaattgcataGGGCCTTCAtagaatttgtcaatttttgctaCGCCCCTGCCAATCCTTCCAACTTGTCAAACCAACAACAATTTGCCAAACATGTTTATCTGTTTCTTTAAAGAACTCTAAAAAGTGGTTACACTAACCTGCCAGAGCAAAGTAGGCCATGAACCTGCATTGTGATAAGACCAGGGGCTGCAAGAGAAATAACATGGAAGAGGAAAGTAAGACGAAAAGTGTACAATTATGGGACTAATAAATGGAACGAATTCTACGAAACAAGCACATTACGTATTCTTTGGATCACCGCCTGTGACAATTCGCCACTCTTGGTCTTCAAGCGCAGGGAAACAAATTTTGAAAGGCATATCTGCCACAAGATCAGCCCACTTAGCTTCGACAAGGTCTAATATGGCATGTGATTGGTCTGATGTTGCAAGACTGCTTACGATAGACCAGAAGTTTCCAAGAGAGAAGAATCTGAAATCCATGTGGGCAGGTTGCAGGTTTCCTATCAGATACCCACCTTTCTCGGGCATCCACTCTACTAACCAAGGTGGGATTTGGTCGGGGTAGATATTGAACTTGTTTATTGCATCAAATGAATATTCTTCTGTCTTGTAACGGTATATTTCGTTGAGTTTTTTCATTTCAATCCAATAGTACTCCCTAATGTGGAATGACAGTGCAAGCAAGCGACTGTTAAGTGCTCTTATGAGGTCAGTTGATCCATCTTCAGGGGTGACCATTTCACGCGCACACAGTAATGCTGAATAGAACAACGCCTGCCAGATATGTAGATGATTGAAGATTGAGAAGCTGGAGGCTAAAAGCACGAAAATGGAAGCAGAAATGGAAAACAACAACTGTTAAAAGAAAGGAAATTGAAATCCCAATATTGTAGAGTTGCatatagaggtgttcaaaataaacAAGTTGATCGATATTCACCTGACCTTGTAACCGAACTCGATTTGACACGACTTAAAAATGAACTTACGATTAGTAAAAACCAATACAGACACAAGACACGATTTTGAACCGAACCGAAACACTTAACCCGAAATCGACCCGTTGACCTGAATGAACACTTTTAGTTGTATACTTTGATAGCATgaattttgaagaaaataaaatccATGGTTTCTTTCCTGAAATACAACTACTTTCTTATGAACATCAGCAATGGTTCATAATCCAAAAAActgatttattaataaaatcaaaCCTGAATTTCAAGGGGGTGACCGTGAATGCCCATACGACGATCAATCATGCAAGAGCCATCAGTCACAAGTAGAGTTGGAAACATGTCAAAACCATCAGCTAGACATAACTTGAGAATCATCTTCATTCCAGTCTGAACATCAACCCTTTCTTGCACTGAAAGATCTCCAGAGCATTTTCCATAAGCTCTCAACAATATAATCCACCAAAGTCCTGAATGGAACTCACAACATGAAGCACACAATTAAGAACTACTCCTAGTTCATAACTAGTCTCTACATAGAAAAAGCGTAGACACCAACCAGAGTCGACAGGAGCAACACGACCTATAGCTGCCTCACCAAAATCAGGATCAAGTACATCCTCAGTCGCAGAATCATCGCCATCTAGGGGAATCGTTCGCACTTTAAAGCTAGCAGGCATCAATCCTTGACCTGGACTGTGGCAATCCATGGTTTTCTCCCAACTCTATCGATGACaaagatattaaaattaatcaacATCAGCAACCAAGCAGAAGGCAGTCCTAACATCAAAAAGATTGCACATTACCTGCAACTGAAGAGTGTGTAGGATGAAGTTCCGCACAATATCATACTCACCCTTCAAAAGGAAGGCTATAGCAGAAGGTATAAAGTCACGAATAAAGACTTGGTCGTAATTCAAAATACTTGCGGAAGTTGGATCATTCGCAGCAATTGTTCCAATCGGATTAGcgcaataataaacaatcaattcATTAAGTAGCTCCCACGCTTCATCCTCAATCGAATCAGCTTTAATCCTCAATGCTTTCTCGCTTTTTGCTGCTGCAGCAGCTATTTTTTCACTAGATATAACTTCAGCTAAACTAGGATTCAACTTGTCACTATTGTCATGAAACAAGGGTCCATTTGAATCATCTCTACTCAAACAATCAAGCCTTTTAACTATTGTTCTCCTAGGAGGGATAGATTTCAACCTCGAATAACAACCGATTTCCAAGTGATTTCTCACCCCCCTTGAACCCTTTAACCTTATAGGACATCCCAAGGAAATTGAAGAACTCAAATAGGGTTTAAGACAAAGATCAAATTGAAAAGAAGGATGCAGAAGTGAATCTGAAGTAGCCATTCCTGATCTATGCTCAGTTCACCAACCTAAAATTTCTAAAAGGACAGTAACATTTATGGTACCtacaaaggaaaaaaaacccACAATCAACACCAATTACCCACATGATGAGCTCAACAAGAGATTTCAAATTAAAAGGAGCTActaataaacaaacaaaaataaggaAAACTACCTTTAACATAACATTTTAAGGAACATTATACAAAAATCATACCACTATGTATTTCCCATCATACAAAAATCAATGACAGAATCCAGCACGACAAATGTCAAGAGTCTTGATACCAAAAGATTGAGGCTAGAATTTAAGCCCGACCCAAATGTCAATTAGGGCAAATTTGCCTTATGATGTAATTCATTTCCCATAATAtaagaaacaataaaaaaattagcaatTTACCCAAATGTCAATTTGGGGAAAGCTTGGGATATAACATAAAGCTCAGAATTTGTGCATCACATCAAACCACCAAGCAAATTGCAAATATCCATTGTCATAACTCATCATCAACAGAGGAAAGGAAGAATTTTTGTTATtgaaaaaatcataatcaatcaGAAGTATCGAACAGTTCTAATTTCTATCTTCCAATTGAAAAGGCAAAACAAACAATGGTAGagtggatgatagaaaaagcCAACTGACCTGAATCATGTAGTGATCAAAAGAAAGGGTTTACGACTTTAAACCCAGATATCTTGCTCTGTTCTGTGCTATATTCTTTAATGGAAATGGAAATGGAAATGGAAAatggataaaaataataatgattcatggatttgatatatttagttaaaaagaaaaaaaaatagtaaaaattttGGAGTTTGTAGTTATGGCGGTTATGCTGCCCTGTGGTTCGTTGCTTGGTTTGCACTTTGCAGGATACGAGGAGAGAGAGCCTACTAGAAGGTTGCCACTTGCCACGACGTCGTCTCGCACTCAATTTTTTATAAGTACTTCATATCATTAGTTCATTTTTAAAATACGCATcctaaatatttattataaatatataataaaaattatacaataaaatgaatttgacatttgataataaattaattgatatattttattttttaatatatttctctaaaatcatatttaaatttctctctcctaaagtgaaatattctttaaaaaaaacat
The sequence above is drawn from the Amaranthus tricolor cultivar Red isolate AtriRed21 chromosome 5, ASM2621246v1, whole genome shotgun sequence genome and encodes:
- the LOC130812622 gene encoding neutral/alkaline invertase 3, chloroplastic-like, which produces MATSDSLLHPSFQFDLCLKPYLSSSISLGCPIRLKGSRGVRNHLEIGCYSRLKSIPPRRTIVKRLDCLSRDDSNGPLFHDNSDKLNPSLAEVISSEKIAAAAAKSEKALRIKADSIEDEAWELLNELIVYYCANPIGTIAANDPTSASILNYDQVFIRDFIPSAIAFLLKGEYDIVRNFILHTLQLQSWEKTMDCHSPGQGLMPASFKVRTIPLDGDDSATEDVLDPDFGEAAIGRVAPVDSGLWWIILLRAYGKCSGDLSVQERVDVQTGMKMILKLCLADGFDMFPTLLVTDGSCMIDRRMGIHGHPLEIQALFYSALLCAREMVTPEDGSTDLIRALNSRLLALSFHIREYYWIEMKKLNEIYRYKTEEYSFDAINKFNIYPDQIPPWLVEWMPEKGGYLIGNLQPAHMDFRFFSLGNFWSIVSSLATSDQSHAILDLVEAKWADLVADMPFKICFPALEDQEWRIVTGGDPKNTPWSYHNAGSWPTLLWQLTVACIKMNRPEIAEKAVKIAEQRISKDRWPEYYDTKGARFIGKQSRLFQTWSIAGYLVAKLLLAKPKMAKILINEEDSELVNAFSFLSANPQSRKRSRKRLKKTYII